A portion of the Lolium rigidum isolate FL_2022 chromosome 1, APGP_CSIRO_Lrig_0.1, whole genome shotgun sequence genome contains these proteins:
- the LOC124660326 gene encoding galactoside 2-alpha-L-fucosyltransferase-like produces the protein MDTGGSREDPYWLGIRESLPFTGNRMKKASSAKVRRWNSVRNAVVVALVMTVTMPPILFIYSGHLDLDEPAVWIQSTVAGLGARRRVGEPKKYELLGGLLPPGLDDQSCDSRYQSVHYRKNMTRSPTPYLIMRLRQQEILQRRCGPGTEPYTRASQRLRSGQKNVDAVDGCSYLVLLSHRGLGNRILATVSAFLYAMLTDRVLLVDRGKALGKLFCEPFPGTTWLLPLDFPLKGYKDLGEEAAESYENVMLGNNTGPASEHRFVYIHLDHAARAANRLVYCDDHLQFLHRVQWVFLRTDSYIAPSFFLNPVHQKELDRMFPRKDSVFYVLSRYLLHPTNGVWRMVTRFYDAYLKDADERLGIQIRVWDGDRPFQHILDQILACTAQEHLLPAPGVAASAGGARARPPPTHAGARGRSKAVLTTGLDGWYHDSIREMYRRSPPASGEVVSVHQPSREEHQRFFKVKHDMKALAEMYLLSMTDQIVTTGWSTFGYVGAALGGLTPYIMMKPKNRVVPNPPCVRSMSMEPCNHGPPYFECTRKEYHKVFHTGNTVPHLQSCEDIPWGVKLTEPMAYKEA, from the exons ATGGACACCGGTGGTAGCAGGGAGGACCCGTACTGGTTGGGGATTAGGGAGTCCTTGCCGTTCACAGGTAATAGGATGAAGAAGGCATCCAGTGCCAAGGTCAGACGATGGAACTCGGTGAGGAATGCCGTGGTGGTGGCCTTGGTCATGACCGTGACAATGCCACCCATCCTCTTCATCTACAGTGGTCACCTTGATCTCGATGAGCCGGCCGTGTGGATACAATCCACAGTGGCCGGCTTAGGAGCTCGACGACGAG TTGGAGAGCCAAAGAAATACGAGCTTTTGGGTGGTCTGCTACCTCCAGGATTGGACGACCAGTCCTGCGACAGCCGATACCAGTCAGTGCACTACCGCAAGAACATGACGCGCTCACCCACGCCGTATCTCATCATGCGGCTGCGGCAGCAGGAGATTCTGCagcggcggtgcggcccaggcacCGAACCATACACGAGAGCCTCGCAACGGCTGAGATCCGGGCAAAAAAACGTGGACGCCGTCGACGGCTGCAGCTACCTGGTGTTGCTGTCTCACCGGGGCCTCGGCAACCGGATCCTCGCCACAGTCTCGGCATTCCTCTACGCCATGCTCACCGACCGCGTGCTGCTCGTCGACCGCGGGAAGGCCCTAGGCAAGCTCTTCTGCGAGCCTTTCCCAGGCACGACGTGGCTGCTGCCGCTCGACTTCCCGCTGAAGGGCTACAAGGACCTgggcgaggaggcggcggagagCTACGAGAACGTGATGCTGGGCAACAACACCGGCCCGGCGTCGGAGCACCGCTTCGTGTACATCCACCTCGACCACGCCGCGAGAGCGGCGAACAGGCTCGTGTACTGCGACGACCACCTGCAGTTCCTCCACCGGGTGCAGTGGGTGTTCCTGAGGACGGACAGCTACATCGCGCCGAGCTTCTTCCTCAACCCGGTGCACCAGAAGGAGCTGGACCGGATGTTCCCCCGCAAGGACTCCGTGTTCTACGTCCTCTCTCGCTACCTCCTCCACCCGACGAACGGAGTGTGGCGCATGGTCACACGGTTCTACGACGCTTACCTCAAGGACGCTGACGAGCGGCTGGGCATTCAGATCAGGGTCTGGGACGGCGACAGGCCGTTCCAGCACATCTTGGACCAGATCCTGGCATGCACCGCGCAGGAGCATCTGCTGCCGGCGCCGGGGGTGGCAGCGAGCGCCGGAGGAGCGCGAGCACGGCCTCCTCCGACGCATGCAGGTGCGCGTGGGCGATCGAAGGCCGTCCTCACCACGGGCCTGGACGGGTGGTACCACGACAGCATCCGGGAGATGTATCGGCGGTCGCCACCCGCTAGCGGCGAGGTGGTCAGCGTGCACCAGCCTAGCCGCGAGGAGCACCAGCGCTTCTTCAAGGTGAAGCACGACATGAAGGCACTGGCCGAGATGTACCTGCTGAGCATGACGGACCAGATCGTCACCACTGGCTGGTCGACGTTCGGGTACGTCGGCGCCGCGCTTGGCGGGCTCACGCCCTACATCATGATGAAGCCGAAGAACCGGGTTGTGCCCAACCCGCCCTGCGTACGGTCCATGTCCATGGAGCCGTGCAATCATGGGCCGCCGTACTTCGAATGCACCAGGAAAGAATACCATAAAGTCTTCCACACCGGTAATACGGTGCCCCATCTTCAGTCTTGCGAAGACATACCTTGGGGAGTGAAACTCACTGAGCCCATGGCCTACAAGGAGGCGTAG